The following proteins are co-located in the Streptomyces sp. NBC_00435 genome:
- a CDS encoding 4'-phosphopantetheinyl transferase family protein, which produces MARRPGSPTTPFLSPAERRVVHALPAWRQAEWVAGRRLAKQLVHELLSVPEADVEVLPREDGSPRVLVFGGPAPTLHLSISHTAHHVAAALAPEPVGVDLCGTDSAAAVRRAADHVLSPGELSLVGSDRPEAMAGAWALKEAAVKADRTGIFGPAARGIELLGLRPPVLGGRRRAMAWRTGDTVLALVLARAASSPGLPA; this is translated from the coding sequence GTGGCCCGGCGCCCCGGCTCCCCGACGACGCCGTTCCTCTCCCCGGCCGAGCGGCGCGTGGTCCACGCGCTCCCGGCCTGGCGGCAGGCCGAGTGGGTGGCGGGCCGGCGGCTCGCCAAGCAGCTGGTCCACGAGCTCCTCTCCGTACCGGAGGCGGACGTGGAGGTCCTCCCGCGTGAGGACGGCAGCCCCCGCGTACTCGTCTTCGGCGGCCCGGCGCCCACCCTGCACCTCTCCATCAGTCACACGGCCCACCACGTCGCCGCGGCCCTCGCACCGGAACCGGTCGGAGTGGACCTGTGCGGGACGGACTCGGCAGCCGCCGTACGGCGCGCCGCGGACCACGTCCTGTCCCCCGGGGAACTCTCCCTGGTCGGTTCGGACCGGCCGGAGGCCATGGCCGGCGCATGGGCCCTGAAGGAAGCCGCGGTCAAGGCCGACCGCACCGGAATCTTCGGCCCCGCCGCGCGCGGCATCGAGCTCCTCGGCCTCCGGCCGCCCGTCCTCGGCGGACGGCGCCGTGCGATGGCCTGGCGGACCGGGGACACCGTCCTCGCCCTCGTCCTCGCGCGGGCGGCCTCGTCACCGGGCCTGCCCGCGTGA